A genomic window from Camelina sativa cultivar DH55 chromosome 2, Cs, whole genome shotgun sequence includes:
- the LOC104757650 gene encoding uncharacterized protein LOC104757650 gives MIDTGSSVDLLFYDAFRRMGYPDSELKGAKTPLTGFAGDTTLAKGTISLIVEARGVRRLVDFVVVDRPAPFNAILGRPWLYGMKAVPSTYHQCVKFPSRGGIATIYGSQRTSRQCYRSGYDLIKKSDQ, from the coding sequence ATGATCGACACCGGGAGCTCCGTCGATCTCTTGTTCTACGATGCTTTTAGGCGGATGGGTTATCCTGATTCCGAGCTAAAAGGGGCCAAAACCCCGCTCACCGGGTTCGCCGGCGACACGACCTTAGCTAAGGGCACCATTTCCCTCATAGTGGAAGCCCGTGGGGTACGACGTCTCGTCGACTTCGTGGTCGTCGATCGTCCCGCCCCCTTCAACGCTATCCTCGGCAGACCTTGGTTGTATGGGATGAAGGCGGTCCCGTCAACGTACCACCAATGTGTGAAGTTCCCGTCACGGGGCGGAATTGCCACCATCTACGGTAGCCAACGAACCTCAAGACAGTGTTACAGAAGCGGCTACGATCTGATCAAAAAATCCGACCAATAG
- the LOC104745676 gene encoding protein N-lysine methyltransferase METTL21A-like isoform X2, protein MESEQRERQHRRRNEKKMTSLPLQDDDEENDIDEAKMLLIGENGIDNESLSPAALRDGAQELQQYNIRSIESTVVIRQLTSQGLSFQLWPAASTFVTLLDNYRRDPSSSPLTATLSLFKKSSPLNILELGSGTGVVGIAAAVTLSANVTVTDLPHVLDNLNFNAEANAEVVARFGGEVHVEPLRWGEADDVEVLGRNVDLILASDVVYHDHLYEPLLETLRLMQLEGKKLIFLMAHLRRWKKESVFFKKARKLFHVEVIHSDVPQQGSRIGVVVYRFATKQPNQNGRLVSS, encoded by the exons ATGGAAAGTGAACAAAGGGAGCGACAACATCGGCGCCgcaacgaaaaaaaaatgacgTCTCTTCCTCTCCAAGACGACGACGAGGAAAATGACATAGACGAAGCCAAGATGCTCCTCATAGGCGAGAACGGTATCGACAATGAGAGTTTATCTCCTGCTGCTCTGCGTGACGGTGCACAGGAGCTCCAGCAGTACAACATCCGGTCAATCGAGTCAACGGTCGTGATTCGTCAGCTGACGTCACAGGGTCTCTCCTTCCAGCTCTGGCCAGCCGCTTCTACCTTCGTAACGCTGCTTGATAACTACCGACGTGACCCTAGCAGCAGCCCACTCACCGCCACACTCTCGTTGTTTAAGAAATCATCTCCGTTGAACATACTCGAGCTCGGATCTGGAACCGGCGTCGTCGGAATCGCTGCGGCAGTCACTCTCTCTGCTAACGTCACGGTGACGGATCTCCCACACGTCTTGGACAATCTCAATTTCAACGCCGAAGCGAACGCTGAAGTTGTGGCGAGGTTCGGGGGGGAAGTCCACGTGGAGCCACTCAGATGGGGAGAAGCTGATGACGTGGAGGTTCTAGGTCGGAACGTTGACTTGATTCTTGCCTCGGACGTGGTGTACCACGACCATCTCTACGAGCCTCTCCTCGAAACGCT GCGTTTGATGCAGCTAGAGGGGAAGAAGCTAATATTCCTGATGGCTCATCtaaggagatggaagaaagaaTCTGTCTTCTTCAAGAAAGCTCGGAAGCTCTTCCATGTCGAAGTTATACACTCTGATGTTCCTCAACAAGGTTCTAGAATCGGTGTTGTGGTTTACCGTTTTGCCACgaaacaaccaaatcaaaatgGTCGGCTTGTTTCGAGTTAA
- the LOC104745676 gene encoding uncharacterized protein LOC104745676 isoform X1, whose amino-acid sequence MESEQRERQHRRRNEKKMTSLPLQDDDEENDIDEAKMLLIGENGIDNESLSPAALRDGAQELQQYNIRSIESTVVIRQLTSQGLSFQLWPAASTFVTLLDNYRRDPSSSPLTATLSLFKKSSPLNILELGSGTGVVGIAAAVTLSANVTVTDLPHVLDNLNFNAEANAEVVARFGGEVHVEPLRWGEADDVEVLGRNVDLILASDVVYHDHLYEPLLETLRLMMAAMQLEGKKLIFLMAHLRRWKKESVFFKKARKLFHVEVIHSDVVQQGSRIGVVVYRFATKQPNQNGRLVSC is encoded by the coding sequence ATGGAAAGTGAACAAAGGGAGCGACAACATCGGCGCCgcaacgaaaaaaaaatgacgTCTCTTCCTCTCCAAGACGACGACGAGGAAAATGACATAGACGAAGCCAAGATGCTCCTCATAGGCGAGAACGGTATCGACAATGAGAGTTTATCTCCTGCTGCTCTGCGTGACGGTGCACAGGAGCTCCAGCAGTACAACATCCGGTCAATCGAGTCAACGGTCGTGATTCGTCAGCTGACGTCACAGGGTCTCTCCTTCCAGCTCTGGCCAGCCGCTTCTACCTTCGTAACGCTGCTTGATAACTACCGACGTGACCCTAGCAGCAGCCCACTCACCGCCACACTCTCGTTGTTTAAGAAATCATCTCCGTTGAACATACTCGAGCTCGGATCTGGAACCGGCGTCGTCGGAATCGCTGCGGCAGTCACTCTCTCTGCTAACGTCACGGTGACGGATCTCCCACACGTCTTGGACAATCTCAATTTCAACGCCGAAGCGAACGCTGAAGTTGTGGCGAGGTTCGGGGGGGAAGTCCACGTGGAGCCACTCAGATGGGGAGAAGCTGATGACGTGGAGGTTCTAGGTCGGAACGTTGACTTGATTCTTGCCTCGGACGTGGTGTACCACGACCATCTCTACGAGCCTCTCCTCGAAACGCTGCGTTTGATGATGGCCGCGATGCAGCTAGAGGGGAAGAAGCTAATATTTCTGATGGCTCATCTaagaagatggaagaaagaATCTGTCTTCTTCAAGAAAGCTCGAAAGCTCTTCCATGTCGAAGTTATACACTCTGATGTTGTTCAACAAGGTTCTAGAATCGGTGTTGTGGTTTACCGTTTTGCCACAAAACAGCCAAATCAAAATGGTCGGCTTGTTTCATGTTAA
- the LOC104745664 gene encoding pyridine nucleotide-disulfide oxidoreductase domain-containing protein 2-like: protein MWRRSFSTLPEKKWDAVVIGGGHNGLTAAAYLARGGLSVAVLERRHVIGGAAVTEEIVPGFKFSRCSYLQSLLRPCIIRELELGRHGLKLLKRSPSSFTPCLDGRYLLLGPDHELNHSEISKFSKHDADAYPRYEKQLERFCGFMDPLLDATPPESLQGASSLNDKLRNKMYKSAFWARCLLQAASLGQKDMVDFMDLLLAPASKVLNNWFESDVLKATLATDAVIGSTASVHTPGSGYVLLHHVMGETDGEKGIWSYVEGGMGSVSMAIANAAKEAGAQIFTNAEVSEILTDGSSLVKGVLLADGTRVESSAILSNATPYRTYVELVPTNVLPEKFVDAIKNSDYSSATTKINLAVDKLPQFQCCNTNHSSPGPEHFGTIHIGAESMDEVHSACHDSENGQPSRRPVIEMTIPSTLDNTISPPGKHVINLFIQYTPYKPSDGNWEDPSYREAFAQRCFKLIDEYAPGFSSSIISYDMLTPPDLEREIGLTGGNIFHGAMGLDSLFLMRPVKGWSNYRSPLKGLYLCGSGAHPGGGVMGAPGRNAAHVVLQDLKRI, encoded by the exons ATGTGGCGCCGGAGCTTCAGTACATTGCCGGAGAAGAAATGGGACGCGGTGGTGATCGGCGGAGGTCACAACGGATTAACCGCTGCGGCTTACCTAGCACGTGGTGGTCTCTCCGTAGCTGTTCTCGAGCGCCGTCATGTCATCGGTGGGGCAGCAGTGACGGAGGAGATCGTTCCTGGCTTCAAATTTTCACGCTGCAGTTACCTTCAGAGCCTGCTTCGTCCTTGCATCATTAG AGAGTTAGAGTTAGGGAGACACGGATTGAAACTTCTGAAGAGAAGTCCTTCATCGTTTACACCTTGTTTGGATGGCCGTTATCTTCTGCTTGGACCTGATCATGAACTTAATCATTCTGAGATTTCCAAGTTCTCCAAACATGATGCTGATGCTTACCCAAG ATACGAGAAGCAGCTAGAGAGGTTCTGTGGATTCATGGATCCTCTTTTGGATGCAACTCCTCCAGAATCTTTGCAAGGTGCCTCTTCTTTGAATGATAAGCTGCGCAACAAAATGTACAAATCTGCTTTCTGGGCTCGTTGTCTCCTCCAAGCAGCTTCTCTGGGGCAAAAAGATATGGT GGACTTCATGGATTTGTTATTGGCCCCAGCTTCAAAAGTTTTGAACAACTGGTTTGAG TCTGATGTCCTGAAGGCGACTCTTGCAACAGATGCCGTGATTGGATCTACG GCCAGTGTCCATACTCCGGGAAGTGGATATGTCCTCCTACATCATGTGATGGGGGAAACGGATGGAGAGAAAGGCATTTGGTC TTATGTTGAAGGTGGGATGGGCTCTGTCTCTATGGCTATAGCCAATGCTGCAAAGGAAGCTGGTGCTCAGATTTTCACAAATGCAGAG GTTTCTGAAATACTGACTGACGGTTCTAGCCTCGTGAAAGGG GTTTTGCTTGCTGATGGTACGCGGGTGGAGTCATCGGCTATATTATCCAATGCAACCCCATACAGAACTTATGTG GAGTTGGTTCCGACCAATGTTCTTCCCGAAAAATTTGTCGATGCTATTAAGAACTCAGATTACAGCTCT GCAACTACCAAAATAAACTTGGCTGTTGACAAGTTACCACAGTTCCAGTGCTGCAACACAAATCATTCGAGTCCAGGTCCGGAGCACTTTGGCACTATACACATTGGTGCGGAGAG CATGGACGAGGTTCACTCAGCATGTCATGATTCTGAAAATGGCCAACCATCGAGAAGACCAGTGATCGAAATGACTATTCCATCCACGCTAGATAACACCATATCTCCTCCAG GGAAGCATGTAATCAACTTGTTCATCCAATACACTCCTTACAAGCCATCAGATGGAAACTGGGAAGATCCTAGTTACCGA GAAGCATTTGCACAAAGGTGTTTCAAACTGATTGATGAATATGCACCCGGGTTTAGCTCATCTATCATTAGCTACGACATGTTGACTCCTCCTGACCTGGAACGGGAAATTGGTCTAACAG GTGGAAACATCTTTCACGGTGCCATGGGATTAGACTCTCTCTTCTTGATGCGCCCAGTGAAAGGATG GTCGAATTACAGAAGCCCATTAAAAGGTCTCTACTTGTGCGGCAGCGGAGCTCATCCTGGAGGCGGAGTAATGGGCGCACCAGGAAGAAATGCAGCTCATGTTGTTCTTCAAGACTTGAAAAGAATCTAG
- the LOC104745696 gene encoding maf-like protein DDB_G0281937 encodes MVKLFLQLLFFFAIFPSSLFRLEEHNTTMTITTKAMERGFKLILGSQSMARKRILAEMGYDYTIVTADIDEKAIRTDKPEDLVVALAEAKANEIISKLGGESQFAQDPQPTLLITADTVVVYKGVIREKPTTKEEAREFIKGYSGSHGGVVGSVLVRNLKTGVKRGGWDKAEVYFHEIPEQVIDDLIDDAITYKVAGGLTLEHPLISPFVDSVVGGVDTVMGLPKELTEKFINDVL; translated from the exons ATGGTCAAATTGTTTCttcagcttttgtttttttttgcaattttccCATCCTCACTCTTCCGCTTAGAGGAGCACAACACCACGATGACTATAACGACGAAAGCGATGGAGAGAGGattcaag CTGATTCTGGGTTCTCAGTCCATGGCGAGAAAACGGATTCTGGCTGAAATGGGATACGATTACACCATCGTG ACTGCAGACATTGATGAGAAAGCTATTAGGACAGACAAGCCTGAAGATTTGGTTGTTGCTCTTGCTGAAGCCaag GCAAATGAGATCATATCAAAACTGGGAGGTGAAAGCCAGTTTGCACAGGATCCTCAACCAACACTCTTGATTACTGCAGACACT GTTGTTGTATACAAAGGTGTTATTAGAGAAAAACCAACCACTAAAGAAGAAGCTCGTGAATTTATCAAAG GATACTCCGGATCACACGGAGGTGTTGTGGGATCTGTCCTCGTTAGGAACTTGAAAACTGGTGTTAAAAGAGGAGGATGGGACAAAGCAGAG GTCTATTTCCATGAGATACCAGAACAAGTCATCGACGATCTT ATTGATGATGCAATAACTTACAAGGTTGCTGGAGGCTTAACACTGGAGCATCCCCTCATTTCACCATTTGTCGATTCCGTG GTGGGAGGAGTTGATACAGTCATGGGACTTCCTAAAGAACTCACTGAAAAATTCATCAACGATGTGTTGTAG